The DNA sequence TATAGTGCCAATTATTCCTTTGGTTTTATTGCCATTTATCTTTTCAAGGGAACTCTTGCCACCAAGCAACCTGCGATGGTAGCGACCAAGTTGGCCCAAACCCTAGACATCAAGCCCCAACAAGCCCCTATTGATTTTGAGCAATTTTCGCGGCTGATAGCCAAGGTATCGCGCTCACAGTTGGTGGCTTTTATAGGCAATGTAATGGTTTCTTTTCCAGTGGCTTATGGATTGGCCTGGGGGTATTTTGCCCTTTATGGTGTACACATCGCCACCCCCGAAAAAGCCCAACACCTCATCCACGAAATACATCCTTGGCGTAGTTTGAGCCTTTTTCACGCCGGTATTGCAGGCGTATATCTCTTTTTATCTGGCTTGATATCTGGGTATTATGACAACCAGACCGTCTCCAACAAAATACCACAGCGCCTCCGCCAACACCCCGTACTCAGCCGCATTATGCCCAAAAAATGGCTCACCAACCTAAGCAACTACCTCGAAAAAAGTATGGGTAGCTTAGCCGGTAACTTCTGGTTAGGGATTTTCTTGGGCAGTACCGCTATTTTGGGCGGCTTTTTGGGCTTGCCTATCGACATCAGGCACATTACTTTTGCTGCCGGCAATTTTGGCCTTGCTATTGTGGGGCTAGAACATGCCATCCACTGGAAAGTAGTCGTAGTCACCATCTTGGGTATTATCGGTATCGGTTTTATGAACTTTATTGTGAGCTTTGGCTTGGCAACCTTTGTGGCTATCCGGGCGCGTGGCATCAATTTCTTGCAATCGAGTAAGTTGCTCCGGCACGTTATCAGGTATTTTATCAAGCATCCTTGGGAGTTTGTATTCCCACCCAAAGACCCCAAAGCCCTCCCTCCTGCCAGTAGTGGCGACCAAAAAAGCAGCACATTGGTAGATGCGGCCACGCATTAGCCCCGGCCAGTCTGTCAAAAAGGCTGACTTTTTGGCCTTCGGTCTAAACATCGCACTAGTTTGGCTGTTTTGTTGTTATCACTTGCAGAATAGCAATGCGTGTGTTGTGTCTACCCATTAGACACAACCACCAATAATGATGTATTATGAAAATAGGAATCGTTTGTTACCCCACCTTTGGGGGCAGTGGCGTAGTAGCCACAGAGTTGGGCAAAGGCTTGGCACAACGCGGCCATCAAGTCCATTTCATTACCTACTCCCAACCAGTGCGGTTGGATTTCATCAACGAGAATCTCTTCTACCACCAAGTGTACCTGCCGAGCTACCCGCTCTTCCAATACCCTCCCTACGAGCTGGCTTTGGCCGGCAAGATTGTCAATGTGGCGCTACACGAAAAACTCGACCTGTTGCACGTACACTACGCCATCCCACATGCCTCTGCGGCGTTTATGGCCAAGCAAATCCTCAAAACCAGAGGGGTTGAGCTTCCAGTGGTAACTACCCTGCATGGCACAGACATCACGCTGGTGGGTAAAGACAGCAGCTTTGAGCCTGTGATTACGTTCAGCATCAATGCCTCTGATGGTGTTACGACGGTCTCCGAAAGTCTCAAAAAAGACACCTATGCGCACTTTGCTGTAGAAAAAGACATTGCAGTCATCCCGAACTTCATTGACCTTGAGCGCTTCAAAAAGCAGAAAAAAGAGCACTTCAAAAAAGCTATCTGCCCTAATGACGAAAAGCTCTTGGTACACACCTCCAACTTCCGAAAAGTAAAACGCATTGAGGATATTTTAGCGATTTTTAGGAATGTTCGCGCCGAGATTCCGGCCAAACTTCTGCTAGTAGGCGATGGCCCCGAGCGTAATGCCATGGAAGAGCTGGCGCGCAAATGGCAAATAGCCGATGATGTGCGCTTCTTAGGCAAGCTCGAAGCAGTAGAAGAAGTACTCTCCTTGGCCGACTTGTTTCTGATGCCTTCCGAAAAAGAAAGCTTTGGCTTGGCCGCCCTTGAGGCAATGGCCTGTGAAGTACCTGTGATTGCTTCTGATGCCGGCGGTATCCCTGAGTTGAATATCGACGGAGTTACGGGTTTCAACAGCCCTGTAGGAGATGTAGCCGCAATGACCCGAAACGCCCTGCATATCTTGCAAGACGATATGTTGCCGGCTTTCCGCAAAAATGCCTTGGCTAATGCCCAACAATTCGATATTGTCAATATCTTACCGCAGTACGAAGCCTTTTATGAAGCTACTTATCAAAGCGTAAGGCAGGCTGCCATAGTTTGAGTTTATACCAAGATTCACAAGATTTGGTTTTCTTAATTCTCAAGGATTCTCAGCACACACATTTCCCAAACCAATTTTGGTTGGGTATATCTTAAATACGCCCAATGAGATACTTACTGATTTCTTGTTTGATGCTCTGCACCCTGGCTCCACTGATGCTTAGCGCACAAGTACAGCGCTACGACAACCCCGACTCGCAAATCCTGAAGGGGGTGCGTATTCCTTCTAACGTACAGCTGTTTTTTACAAGCGGCATTGTGGCTCCCGTACTAGATAAACATAGCGATGACCCCTACCAACGCTATGGCGATACCTACACCCAAAGCATCAATACCCTCCAGCGTATTGCGGATATTTTGGCAGAGGCCGGGCTGCGTATGGAAGATGTAGTGCAGCTGCGTATTTATCTCGCGCCTGACCCCAAGCTCGATAACACCTTTGATTTTGAGGGATGGTTTAGGGCTTACCCTCAGTTTTTCAACAATGCCGACAACCCCAACAAAGTTGCCCGCACTACCTTGGCCGTGGCGGCACTTGCACGCCCCGATTTACTTGTAGAAATTGAGGCCGTAGCGGTATACCCTGACCAAGGGCGCTAGGCACTCTTTCTAGTCAAATAACTGCAACTGATTGGCATCTTGACGAATTTGGGTGCCACATTGCATACAAAAGTTCGCCCTGCGTAGGTTGGGGTGATGGCACTTGGGACAAGGCACAGCCTCTTGTGGAGGGTACCGGTGCTCATCGCGGTTCATCTCTGCTGTAATGATGCCTGTAGGCACAGCTATGATGCCATAGCCCAACAACATCACCAAGGAAGCTATCATTTTGCCCAAGACAGTTTGTGGTACAATATCGCCATAGCCTACCGTCGTGATGGTTACAATAGCCCAATAAATGGCTGTGGGGATGTTGTCAAACCCCGCTTTCCCTCCTTCGACGACATACATCAAACTTCCCAAAATAGTTACCAAAGTAAACACACTGAGCAAGAAGACCGTAATTTTGTATGAACTGGCCACCATTGCCCGCTTGAGGTGGTCGGCAGCCTGAAAGTATTGCCCTAGCTTTAAAATCCTAAATACCCGCATCAAACGCAACAACCTGATACTAAACAAATATTGTAAACCGGAGGTAAAAATAAGGATAAAAATAGGCAACACAGCCAACAAGTCGATAACCCCCCACATACTCAGCACATAACGCCAAGGCTTGGGCGAACAATAAATCCGTAGGGCATATTCCATCAGAAAAAATGCGCTGAATGTCCATTCCAACACCAACAACGCTGGCCTGTATGACTGGTACACTTCTACCATACTTTCCAGCAGTACCAATACCACACTCAGCACTATAAAGACCAAAAGTGCCACATCAAAATACTGTCCAGCCTTAGTTTCTGTACCAAAAATCACCTCGTGAAGTGTTTCTTTTAAAGGAGACATAAGCTTGGTTTATTGGGTTTTAGAACAAAGGTTAGATTACTCCAAGCGCAGCGACAGCGAAGTTCCAAGCAAAAAATTATCGTAGGCAGGTGCTGCCCCTTGCACGAAGACCCGTTCGGTAGCGTGTAGGCCGCGCCCTTCGAGCCGCCACAGCACTTGCGGTGTCAGCCGATAGTCGATGTTGAGTGTGTAACCTGCGGCTTGCAGCCCGTTGGGTGTTCCGGTTTGGATGATGACCACGTTGGGGTCGCTGTAGTACTCACCTCGGGTAGCGATAAAAATTCGCTTGCTCAACTGATAGCGCACCAAAAGCTGGGGGGTATACCAACGGTTGAACTCCGTAGTATTGTCAGGGGCTTTGGCTTCGAGCCCAATATCGAAACCTGCCAATATGCTCCAGCGTTGCCAAGGCTGCCACTGGGTGTAGAAATTATGAAAATACCGCATCAACACCAGCGGATCGTCGGTATCGCTACCCACAAAGGAACTGCTGTTGAACATCAACTTCGCCGAAGGAGTCCACTGAATCTGGTGGCCAAAGGCCGGTACTTGGTTGTTGCGTGGGCGCTGAATACGTTGCCAGCCATTGAGGTAAAGTATGCTCAAAAGCCATTTTTCGTCATCTGATTGGTAGCTGAGCTTGGCTCCCGAAAAATAATATGGAGAATTTTCGGCGGCTAAGCTGCGGGTCATCGTCCAGCAGTCTGCCCCAATGGCACTCTCAAACCCGATGTGTGAGGCAAAAATACCCGCCTCCAGCCAAAGGTTCCTGCGTGTTGATAGCTTTACTCCTATATTGGCCTCAAAAATATTTTTCAACACCCCCGGTTCATCGGCCAAGTTGGCATTGGCATAGGTGCCCGTCATCAGTGCTAGCTTGCCCCTCACACGCTCAGCGCTGTATTCGGCTTGTAGGTATGCAAAGTTGAGATTTACCTCGTTGTGCCTATTAAAGGAAGGCATAAACTCTGGGCGGTTATGGTTGGCTGGGTTGGCAAAATCATACACATAATAGGTCTCCAAGTAGCCACTAAATCGCAAGCTGGCGCTGCTGTCTTGAGGGGACAGTTTGATTTGGGCTTGTAAAAAAAGTACTGGAGCACAAGCCCATAGCCACAGCCCCAAGCAGCAGACACGGCAAAGGTGATGAGTATAGATATTTGTCATAAATATGCCAAGATGTACTTGATTTGAGGATTCACAGGATTTTGTTTTCTTGATTCTCAAGGATTTTCAGCCCATACATTTCCCAAACTAATTTTGATTGGGTACTGCTTTCTGTATTGACGATAAGAAAAATGAAAACCCTCAAGGCGCAAATTGATGGGCATTTCTTGAGGGTTTGTCATCTATCTTATTCTTCCAACGCAGCCGCTATAGTGCCACTTTTGTCTTTAGAAGCCGCCTTGGCATTCGTTGTAGGCGTAGCTTTGGGAGTCAATATTTTGAGTAAAATCTGTAGAGTAATCTGATAGGTAGGCCGCACGCCTGTAAGCCCCAAGCTACCCGAGGCAAGCGTGCTGCCCGTCAGCAGCGGATTGTCAGAGGCATAATAGGCATAGCGTGTAACCACGTGCTCACTGATATTCTTACGGATTTTGGCTGCCGCTTGAATGGCTTTTTGGTAATGTGCCCCTTCCATTTCTAGGCCTACCGAGTGCCACGACGAATCTTTGAAGTAGGTCAGCACATCCCTATTTTGGAGCGAGGTTCCCATTACGGTTACCATAGAACCTTCAAACACCTGTACGCCGCTATTGGCAAAATCAGCGACTGTAAAATCATTGTCAAAGGGGTAGTTGTCAGCTGTGCCTTCAAAGATATGCGCGTGTGGAATCATAATATCGCCTTTGTCGCCTTGTAGGATACCGGCCTTGCCCATAATCGAGATAGACTCGACATTGAGCGGGATACGCTGTCCATCAAGCTCATACGGTTTGAGCAGCTCGTCCATCGTTTCAAAAGCCTGCTCGCCAAAGGCATAGTCCATCACAAGCAAAAGTGGCTTTTGTTGCTGAACATAGTTTTTATCAAACTTCAATGAAGTAGGCAGCGTTTGCAGGTGGCAAACACTTAGGTCAAAAAGCTGTACGTGGATATTGGTTCCCGACTGGTCATTGATGGTGTACATCCCGTGTTGTTCGGCATATTGGCGCACCAAGTCCATCAGCGCACTGTTTTCGCCTTTGCTCAGCTCTATAGCTACCTCTACAAGGTCGGCGCTGCGGTCGAAACGGTCTTGCAACGCCGCTACGGCATAGAGCGTGTTCATCACGCTGTGTAAGTTGGCGCTGATGATATGTATGGGTCGATTAATGAGCTTATAGGTATGCAAGACGTGCTTGATTTGGTTGGCCCAGCGCTCTCCGTGGATATGATGCCCGATGCGCTCGCGCAGCGTGGGGCTGAAGCTGATTTCGCGGTACTTGCCTTCGGTCTGCTCCGCAATGACCAGTTTGCCCAGCCAATAGACCAGATGAAACAGGCCGTTGTTGCTGTCCATATTCTCCTTGAA is a window from the Eisenibacter elegans DSM 3317 genome containing:
- the bshA gene encoding N-acetyl-alpha-D-glucosaminyl L-malate synthase BshA; its protein translation is MKIGIVCYPTFGGSGVVATELGKGLAQRGHQVHFITYSQPVRLDFINENLFYHQVYLPSYPLFQYPPYELALAGKIVNVALHEKLDLLHVHYAIPHASAAFMAKQILKTRGVELPVVTTLHGTDITLVGKDSSFEPVITFSINASDGVTTVSESLKKDTYAHFAVEKDIAVIPNFIDLERFKKQKKEHFKKAICPNDEKLLVHTSNFRKVKRIEDILAIFRNVRAEIPAKLLLVGDGPERNAMEELARKWQIADDVRFLGKLEAVEEVLSLADLFLMPSEKESFGLAALEAMACEVPVIASDAGGIPELNIDGVTGFNSPVGDVAAMTRNALHILQDDMLPAFRKNALANAQQFDIVNILPQYEAFYEATYQSVRQAAIV
- a CDS encoding RidA family protein, with the protein product MRYLLISCLMLCTLAPLMLSAQVQRYDNPDSQILKGVRIPSNVQLFFTSGIVAPVLDKHSDDPYQRYGDTYTQSINTLQRIADILAEAGLRMEDVVQLRIYLAPDPKLDNTFDFEGWFRAYPQFFNNADNPNKVARTTLAVAALARPDLLVEIEAVAVYPDQGR
- a CDS encoding ion transporter, with amino-acid sequence MSPLKETLHEVIFGTETKAGQYFDVALLVFIVLSVVLVLLESMVEVYQSYRPALLVLEWTFSAFFLMEYALRIYCSPKPWRYVLSMWGVIDLLAVLPIFILIFTSGLQYLFSIRLLRLMRVFRILKLGQYFQAADHLKRAMVASSYKITVFLLSVFTLVTILGSLMYVVEGGKAGFDNIPTAIYWAIVTITTVGYGDIVPQTVLGKMIASLVMLLGYGIIAVPTGIITAEMNRDEHRYPPQEAVPCPKCHHPNLRRANFCMQCGTQIRQDANQLQLFD
- a CDS encoding porin, yielding MTNIYTHHLCRVCCLGLWLWACAPVLFLQAQIKLSPQDSSASLRFSGYLETYYVYDFANPANHNRPEFMPSFNRHNEVNLNFAYLQAEYSAERVRGKLALMTGTYANANLADEPGVLKNIFEANIGVKLSTRRNLWLEAGIFASHIGFESAIGADCWTMTRSLAAENSPYYFSGAKLSYQSDDEKWLLSILYLNGWQRIQRPRNNQVPAFGHQIQWTPSAKLMFNSSSFVGSDTDDPLVLMRYFHNFYTQWQPWQRWSILAGFDIGLEAKAPDNTTEFNRWYTPQLLVRYQLSKRIFIATRGEYYSDPNVVIIQTGTPNGLQAAGYTLNIDYRLTPQVLWRLEGRGLHATERVFVQGAAPAYDNFLLGTSLSLRLE
- a CDS encoding DUF6909 family protein — translated: MSQHEISLELSKARESRSAIEKLYIEMRHVFNSGSYRPADSGAVLREALLTLSPEIYGSMVDTEKVELNGLVYVIDRLPKGIEECRFIRLIAEEGLGHSNFEVIIPAKRRRNCYRIDSEQMLIEITRGRSEVYDLLTHLTFLYNEAEKIRRKAFDRLGNPTREWLKLEQIVLGERRLNETNKDIAFAYLSYLLGRTFAETKQAYERFKENMDSNNGLFHLVYWLGKLVIAEQTEGKYREISFSPTLRERIGHHIHGERWANQIKHVLHTYKLINRPIHIISANLHSVMNTLYAVAALQDRFDRSADLVEVAIELSKGENSALMDLVRQYAEQHGMYTINDQSGTNIHVQLFDLSVCHLQTLPTSLKFDKNYVQQQKPLLLVMDYAFGEQAFETMDELLKPYELDGQRIPLNVESISIMGKAGILQGDKGDIMIPHAHIFEGTADNYPFDNDFTVADFANSGVQVFEGSMVTVMGTSLQNRDVLTYFKDSSWHSVGLEMEGAHYQKAIQAAAKIRKNISEHVVTRYAYYASDNPLLTGSTLASGSLGLTGVRPTYQITLQILLKILTPKATPTTNAKAASKDKSGTIAAALEE